Proteins found in one Desulforegula conservatrix Mb1Pa genomic segment:
- a CDS encoding HEAT repeat domain-containing protein, whose product MKYYDQKISCFKIAASILIISLLLSMAVIADPGKEPKYAGSSSCLECHEKFYKLWSSSRHGLAMQPYTTDFAEKQLAPQKTGIVINGNNYLSDLKNGEVTENGPKGKKNYKIEHVLGGKNVYYFLTLLDKGRLQTLPIAYDVNKKEWFDTVASGIRHFPGGEQGQSINWKEYQYTFNTACYGCHVSQLSTNYDLLSDTYHTTWAEPGINCETCHGSSIEHNKIAKAAPVGQPLPDSKIISTKTMTKTQRNDLCSGCHAKASPLTIESKPGEKFYDHFDLVTLEDPDFYPDGRDLGENYTLTSWSMSPCFKSGKIDCMHCHTSSGRYRFKKEKFNDACMPCHEDKIKDPAAHTHHAADGEGSKCISCHMPMTSFARMNRSDHSMLPPTPASTVAYKSPNACNLCHADKDAAWADKTVRKWRTHDYQAPVLKRAALIDAARKRDWKKLPEMLSYINDPKHDEIFATSLIRLIQPVQDQNVLYALLSAAKDPSPLVRGAAVQALGLMPTTESLQALIVASKDEYRLVRVRAAAGIASFPKKSVPVAYESQLKKANNEYIASITARPDQWTSHYNMGNYLLDQGDAKKAVASYQTALQLDPQVIMPMVNTSMAYAQMGENNKAEASLYKALKLSPDNAAANFNMGLLKAEKKELKEAEEYMKKAFDADPNMAQAAYSLCIITAKDRIDEAVDWCRKASELRPHDPKYAYTLAFYLNQKGDKEASIKTLNRILKEYPQHKDAEMLLKEISKQYPRQQGKEQ is encoded by the coding sequence ATGAAATATTACGATCAAAAGATAAGCTGCTTTAAAATAGCTGCGAGTATCTTAATAATAAGCCTTTTGCTATCAATGGCTGTGATAGCTGATCCTGGCAAGGAGCCTAAATACGCTGGTTCTTCAAGTTGCCTGGAATGTCATGAAAAATTTTATAAACTCTGGTCTTCGTCCAGGCACGGACTTGCCATGCAGCCTTACACCACTGACTTTGCGGAAAAACAACTGGCACCACAAAAAACTGGGATCGTTATAAACGGTAACAACTACCTGAGTGATCTGAAAAACGGAGAAGTCACCGAAAATGGCCCTAAAGGTAAAAAGAATTACAAAATAGAACATGTCCTCGGCGGAAAAAACGTTTATTATTTCCTGACGCTTCTCGATAAAGGCAGACTCCAGACACTTCCCATTGCCTATGATGTCAACAAAAAGGAATGGTTCGACACCGTCGCCAGCGGCATTCGCCACTTTCCTGGAGGAGAACAGGGTCAATCCATCAACTGGAAGGAATACCAATATACATTCAATACCGCCTGTTACGGCTGTCATGTGAGCCAGCTCTCGACAAATTATGATCTATTGAGCGACACCTACCATACAACCTGGGCAGAACCTGGCATTAACTGCGAGACATGCCACGGATCTTCAATAGAGCATAACAAAATTGCAAAAGCCGCTCCTGTTGGCCAGCCATTGCCGGACTCGAAAATAATCAGTACCAAGACCATGACGAAAACCCAGAGGAATGATCTATGCTCAGGATGTCACGCTAAAGCCAGCCCACTCACCATCGAATCAAAGCCAGGGGAAAAATTCTATGATCATTTCGATCTCGTGACCCTTGAGGATCCTGACTTCTATCCGGATGGCCGTGACCTGGGAGAGAACTACACGCTAACATCATGGAGCATGAGTCCGTGCTTCAAGTCCGGCAAAATCGACTGCATGCATTGTCATACATCCAGCGGTCGATATAGATTCAAGAAGGAAAAATTCAACGACGCATGTATGCCTTGCCATGAAGACAAGATAAAAGATCCTGCGGCTCATACACACCACGCAGCAGATGGCGAGGGCAGCAAGTGTATCTCCTGTCACATGCCCATGACATCATTTGCAAGGATGAACCGGAGCGATCACTCCATGTTGCCTCCGACACCTGCGTCTACGGTCGCCTATAAATCACCGAATGCCTGTAATCTCTGCCATGCTGACAAAGATGCTGCCTGGGCTGACAAGACCGTTCGCAAATGGCGCACACATGATTACCAGGCGCCGGTGCTGAAACGCGCGGCTCTTATTGATGCGGCCCGTAAACGGGATTGGAAAAAGCTTCCGGAGATGCTCTCCTATATCAATGATCCCAAGCACGATGAAATATTTGCCACTTCGCTTATAAGGCTCATTCAGCCTGTTCAGGATCAAAATGTTTTATATGCATTACTCTCGGCAGCCAAGGATCCGTCGCCTCTCGTGCGCGGTGCGGCTGTTCAGGCTCTGGGGCTCATGCCGACCACCGAAAGCCTTCAGGCCCTTATAGTGGCGTCAAAAGACGAGTATAGGCTGGTGAGGGTTCGGGCCGCAGCCGGGATCGCATCTTTTCCTAAAAAAAGTGTACCTGTGGCCTATGAATCTCAGCTCAAAAAAGCCAATAATGAATACATAGCGTCCATAACAGCAAGGCCTGACCAGTGGACATCCCATTATAATATGGGTAATTATCTGTTAGACCAGGGTGATGCAAAGAAGGCCGTTGCATCTTATCAGACAGCGCTGCAACTTGATCCCCAGGTAATCATGCCCATGGTGAACACTTCCATGGCTTATGCACAGATGGGAGAAAATAACAAAGCAGAGGCATCCCTTTACAAGGCTCTCAAACTGTCGCCAGACAATGCCGCAGCGAACTTCAATATGGGGCTTCTAAAGGCGGAGAAAAAGGAGCTTAAAGAGGCAGAAGAATATATGAAGAAAGCTTTTGACGCTGATCCCAACATGGCCCAGGCAGCCTATAGTCTGTGCATCATAACAGCAAAAGACCGCATTGACGAAGCTGTGGACTGGTGCAGGAAAGCGTCCGAACTCAGACCCCATGATCCTAAATATGCTTATACCCTTGCCTTTTATCTGAACCAAAAGGGTGACAAAGAAGCGTCAATAAAGACCTTGAACAGAATTTTAAAAGAGTATCCTCAGCACAAAGATGCCGAAATGCTTCTCAAAGAAATATCAAAGCAGTATCCAAGACAACAGGGAAAGGAGCAATGA
- a CDS encoding arylsulfatase, with product MKQNLARSGNNWIWTCSCIWEQKVNGDDYLSRMCQRSMKTVFRFPGMLGILFIAMLLTASSTAFAADTPRRPNIVLILGDDMGFSDMGMFGSEIKTPNLDSLAKDGVRFTNFYTQASCSPTRSLLLSGVDTHQNGLGNMDEWTAPNQRGVDGYEGYLNNRVTTLPQLLKDSGYHTYMVGKWHLGKSPAQIPAARGFERDFSLLDGAGSYWDMTNFTGASPQSVFTEDGHYLNKLPDDYYATKTYTDKLIGFIDNNRADGKPFFAYVSHQAPHDPYHLPKEWRSRHVGEYDIGWDAIRQARLKRQIGLGIMPKDTQLAERMWFLPDPIVLAPASRAILGKKMELYAGMMENLDYHIGRLIDYLKKTGEYENTIFIVFGDNGAEGNDLFAQIAGTPGTRDFLFSAINWSQTHPNAWGDPGSYVSYGPMWAQVSMTPFSQYKGWLAEGGIRNALIVSGPAVKRAKGSINHGIMQVGDIMPTLLEIAGTSYPKTYEGRELPLLNGKSWAQMLAGKTESPRVEQDYLAWEIFGNRAVRQGNWKLRWQYKPFGKGEWELFNLVADPAERKDLAADHPDKVKSMLSLWENYVRTNNVILPNRSVFETLEDKLPQRVPDDAGFPPLIYKKQFIPPKDMVADPKP from the coding sequence ATGAAACAGAATCTGGCCCGATCAGGAAATAATTGGATCTGGACATGTTCCTGCATATGGGAACAAAAGGTTAATGGAGATGATTACCTGTCTCGAATGTGTCAGCGGAGCATGAAGACGGTGTTTAGATTTCCAGGAATGCTGGGCATTCTTTTTATTGCCATGCTTCTGACCGCATCATCTACAGCCTTTGCAGCAGATACACCCCGCAGGCCCAACATTGTTCTGATTCTTGGCGATGACATGGGGTTCTCTGACATGGGCATGTTTGGCAGCGAAATCAAGACACCCAACCTTGACTCGCTGGCAAAGGATGGCGTACGCTTTACGAATTTCTACACCCAGGCAAGTTGTTCCCCCACCAGGTCTTTGCTGCTGAGCGGCGTCGATACACATCAGAATGGACTGGGCAACATGGATGAGTGGACTGCTCCCAACCAGCGTGGTGTGGATGGATACGAAGGTTATCTGAATAATCGGGTGACAACGCTGCCTCAGCTGCTTAAAGACTCGGGATACCATACTTATATGGTCGGCAAATGGCATCTCGGCAAATCACCTGCACAGATACCGGCTGCGCGTGGATTTGAGAGAGACTTCTCGCTGCTTGACGGCGCTGGAAGTTACTGGGACATGACAAATTTCACGGGTGCATCGCCACAGTCAGTATTCACAGAGGACGGACATTATCTGAATAAACTTCCCGATGATTACTATGCCACAAAGACATATACTGACAAGCTGATTGGATTCATCGATAATAACCGTGCTGATGGAAAACCTTTTTTTGCCTATGTCTCCCACCAGGCACCGCACGATCCATATCATCTGCCGAAGGAATGGCGCTCTCGCCATGTCGGCGAGTACGACATTGGCTGGGATGCGATTCGTCAGGCTCGACTGAAGAGACAGATAGGACTCGGCATCATGCCGAAGGATACACAGCTTGCCGAGAGAATGTGGTTTCTTCCCGATCCCATTGTGCTCGCTCCGGCCAGCAGGGCAATACTCGGCAAAAAGATGGAACTCTATGCAGGCATGATGGAAAACCTTGATTACCACATAGGTCGGCTCATCGATTATCTTAAAAAAACAGGCGAGTACGAGAATACGATCTTCATCGTTTTTGGCGATAACGGAGCAGAGGGGAACGACCTTTTCGCACAGATAGCTGGTACGCCGGGCACCCGGGATTTTCTCTTCTCTGCCATAAACTGGTCACAGACTCATCCCAATGCATGGGGTGATCCGGGTTCATATGTCAGTTACGGCCCAATGTGGGCGCAAGTATCCATGACTCCATTCAGTCAGTACAAGGGGTGGCTCGCGGAAGGCGGAATCAGGAATGCTCTCATAGTAAGCGGACCGGCAGTCAAACGGGCCAAAGGAAGTATCAATCATGGCATTATGCAGGTAGGCGACATCATGCCTACGCTGCTCGAAATCGCTGGAACCAGCTATCCTAAGACTTATGAGGGACGTGAGTTACCATTGCTCAACGGGAAATCATGGGCGCAGATGCTTGCAGGCAAGACCGAATCACCTCGCGTGGAGCAGGACTACCTCGCATGGGAAATATTCGGCAACCGTGCGGTTCGCCAGGGAAACTGGAAGCTGCGCTGGCAATACAAGCCTTTTGGCAAGGGCGAATGGGAACTTTTCAATCTTGTGGCTGATCCGGCAGAGAGAAAGGATCTCGCAGCAGATCATCCTGACAAGGTGAAGTCGATGCTCTCGCTCTGGGAAAACTATGTACGGACGAATAATGTTATTCTGCCGAATCGCTCCGTTTTTGAGACCCTGGAAGATAAACTTCCTCAGCGTGTTCCGGACGACGCTGGCTTCCCGCCGCTTATTTACAAAAAACAGTTTATACCGCCAAAGGATATGGTTGCTGATCCAAAACCTTAG
- a CDS encoding transporter: MENNESPIKPIAWLRLTAITLLAIGVLSPIYVQAQAPARFYWKTLSGASAVPLIVESVSGNTNPFDFAHTVTPGANFDATLALPGFAFTFPLFDHAAMAAVIMPMGRISGDVTVAGKTTNQSTNGFGDPMLEININMIGPPAQMNIPDALRYEPGFSVDLLADLAAPIGEYDNSQPLNLGQNRWYGRLGMPVIWQLGSWVPGRRTTLELLPAVWLFGDNDDYVGQKMETDPLFQLDAHITRDLTERLWGAIDATWYNGGEASINGISGEKLDNFGMGLTLGYSVNENMNLTFGYKSTINDDAPDDLRMDVFMVSLTFGWHPLIEGSRRLTGDK; this comes from the coding sequence ATGGAAAATAACGAAAGCCCGATTAAGCCGATTGCATGGTTACGTTTAACCGCCATAACGCTGCTTGCCATAGGCGTACTTTCCCCCATATATGTTCAGGCCCAGGCTCCGGCGCGCTTCTATTGGAAGACACTGTCAGGAGCAAGTGCTGTGCCGCTCATAGTCGAGTCTGTGAGCGGAAATACTAATCCGTTCGACTTTGCGCATACTGTGACTCCTGGAGCTAACTTCGATGCAACCTTGGCTTTGCCAGGGTTCGCATTTACCTTTCCTCTTTTCGATCACGCTGCCATGGCAGCAGTCATAATGCCAATGGGTCGAATATCTGGTGATGTGACTGTGGCCGGAAAGACAACGAACCAATCAACCAACGGGTTCGGTGATCCTATGCTCGAAATAAACATAAACATGATAGGGCCACCTGCGCAAATGAACATCCCCGATGCCCTGCGCTATGAACCTGGATTCTCTGTCGACCTGCTCGCCGACCTTGCAGCACCGATCGGCGAATATGACAACAGCCAGCCGTTAAACCTGGGACAGAACCGCTGGTATGGACGCCTGGGAATGCCTGTCATCTGGCAGCTCGGATCCTGGGTTCCGGGTAGACGCACGACTCTGGAACTGCTGCCTGCGGTATGGCTTTTCGGAGACAACGATGACTATGTCGGACAAAAGATGGAGACTGATCCACTCTTCCAGTTGGACGCTCATATAACGCGCGATCTGACAGAGCGATTATGGGGAGCCATAGATGCCACCTGGTATAATGGCGGTGAAGCAAGCATTAATGGAATTTCAGGTGAAAAACTCGATAATTTTGGTATGGGACTTACGCTTGGTTATAGCGTCAACGAAAACATGAACCTAACCTTCGGTTATAAATCGACCATCAATGATGACGCTCCTGATGATCTTCGCATGGATGTCTTCATGGTTTCCCTCACATTCGGATGGCACCCTCTTATTGAAGGCTCAAGGCGTCTGACAGGTGACAAATAG
- a CDS encoding FAD-dependent oxidoreductase, which yields MKFVIIGGDAAGMSAASRTKRSNPSIDVTVLEQGEDVSYSACGMPYNIADPDRDMDDLTVRQADDFKTLGINLLTGRRVTSIDREAKTVSGVTKGGADFTIPFDKLLIATGSSPVKPDLPGFDLPGVMALKTLEDGRRLKNHILEKNIKKAVILGIGYIGLEMAEALRELDIEVKMIKRSGVFLPWMPPEMAAVVKQEIDFKGVFTNSGCNTEKIEMSPDGKLLAICPKETFEGDMIVIAIGVRPNSSMAKDAGLELGPGGAILVNRFMQTSDPDIYAAGDCATAFHVLTGKPTWIALALTANRGGWTVADHVCGKDADMPEIAGTSVFKIFELVVARTGFSIEEARAEGFDPVEVMIKTRSRAHSYPGATRIWTNLVADKKTGKLLGGVMIGREGVAHRINSLATALYAKMTVKDLQRCDFAYAPPFGPVWDPLLTAANQLLKKLD from the coding sequence ATGAAATTTGTAATAATAGGCGGAGACGCGGCAGGAATGAGCGCTGCAAGCCGTACAAAAAGAAGTAATCCGTCCATTGACGTGACTGTTCTTGAGCAAGGTGAAGACGTTTCATACAGCGCCTGCGGAATGCCTTACAATATTGCAGATCCTGACAGGGATATGGATGATCTTACAGTAAGACAGGCTGATGATTTCAAGACTCTTGGAATCAATCTGCTGACAGGCAGACGTGTCACGTCCATAGACCGTGAAGCTAAAACAGTTTCAGGAGTGACAAAAGGCGGAGCTGATTTCACGATTCCTTTTGACAAGCTTCTCATCGCTACAGGAAGCAGCCCTGTTAAACCTGATCTTCCTGGCTTTGACCTTCCTGGTGTAATGGCTCTCAAAACACTTGAAGATGGCAGAAGGCTCAAAAATCATATTCTTGAAAAAAATATCAAAAAGGCTGTGATACTCGGTATCGGATATATTGGACTTGAGATGGCGGAAGCCCTCAGGGAACTTGACATAGAAGTAAAGATGATCAAAAGGAGCGGTGTTTTTCTGCCTTGGATGCCTCCTGAAATGGCCGCAGTCGTAAAGCAGGAAATCGATTTCAAGGGCGTTTTCACTAATTCAGGATGCAATACAGAAAAAATTGAAATGTCGCCTGACGGAAAACTGCTGGCCATCTGTCCTAAAGAGACCTTTGAAGGCGATATGATTGTCATTGCCATAGGAGTGAGACCAAACAGTTCCATGGCAAAGGATGCAGGACTCGAGCTCGGCCCTGGAGGAGCAATTCTCGTAAACAGATTCATGCAGACATCAGATCCTGACATTTACGCTGCTGGTGACTGCGCCACGGCATTTCATGTTCTTACAGGAAAGCCCACATGGATTGCCCTTGCTCTGACAGCCAACCGAGGCGGATGGACAGTTGCCGATCATGTTTGCGGGAAAGACGCTGATATGCCGGAAATTGCAGGAACTTCTGTTTTCAAGATATTCGAGCTTGTTGTTGCCAGAACCGGCTTTTCCATTGAAGAGGCAAGGGCAGAAGGCTTTGATCCTGTTGAGGTAATGATAAAAACAAGGTCAAGGGCCCATTCATATCCTGGTGCCACGAGAATATGGACAAATCTGGTGGCTGACAAAAAAACAGGAAAGCTCCTAGGCGGTGTCATGATAGGAAGAGAGGGCGTAGCCCACAGAATAAATTCCCTTGCAACAGCTCTTTACGCAAAAATGACTGTCAAGGATCTTCAAAGATGCGATTTTGCCTATGCTCCGCCATTCGGGCCTGTATGGGACCCTCTTCTGACGGCTGCAAACCAGCTGCTGAAAAAATTGGACTGA
- a CDS encoding Ig domain-containing protein produces MKIRLLTFMAILPILFLIGCDSVTRCAINAYEMTIYTDRLPVADVGVYYRAEITAGIDHNPNDDLYDYEFSYDGYLPDGLYISETDRELIISGVPKEGGTFNLNVSVTSHSLMDEALEEEYHNGFTCIDYKDKQSFALIVMGEEPGSQQ; encoded by the coding sequence ATGAAAATCCGCCTCCTGACTTTTATGGCCATACTCCCAATACTATTTTTAATAGGATGCGACAGCGTCACAAGATGCGCCATAAATGCATACGAGATGACAATATATACTGACAGGCTTCCGGTTGCTGATGTTGGGGTATATTACAGGGCTGAAATTACGGCTGGAATAGATCACAATCCCAATGACGATCTCTATGATTACGAATTTTCCTATGACGGATATCTGCCTGACGGACTCTATATCTCAGAAACTGACCGTGAACTCATAATTTCAGGAGTTCCAAAGGAGGGTGGTACTTTTAATCTTAATGTGTCTGTTACATCACACAGTCTTATGGATGAGGCCCTTGAAGAAGAGTATCATAATGGTTTCACATGCATAGATTATAAGGACAAGCAATCATTTGCCCTTATTGTCATGGGTGAAGAGCCTGGCAGTCAGCAGTAA
- a CDS encoding transporter — MLSLNRNIMKFGFFLYPPRFFVQANPQKANKIVFVGFFIVALILMDVKVHAGEIEPRSYVNTPVGINFLIAGYAYSEGGLSTDASSPLKDAEIEMHTGILAYARSLDILGKSGKIDIIVPYSDLSGTAMVNEEPRERNVSGFNDPRFRFSVNLLGSPALSLKDFANYQQDLIIGTSLQVSAPLGDYESEKLVNIGNNRWYFKPDIGISKAFGPVTLELSTGVLFFTRNDNFFGGKTLDQDPVCTTQLHATYLFGKGIWGALSGTYDFGGQTTVDKIDKNDSLDNSRLGATLALPVNKNNSIKLYASTAIYTHSGNDYNLGGVVWQYRWGSGL, encoded by the coding sequence ATGCTTAGTTTAAATCGCAACATAATGAAGTTTGGCTTTTTTCTTTATCCGCCTCGTTTTTTTGTCCAAGCCAATCCTCAGAAAGCGAATAAGATTGTTTTTGTAGGTTTCTTCATTGTTGCCCTGATACTAATGGATGTCAAGGTCCATGCCGGAGAGATTGAACCAAGAAGCTACGTCAATACTCCTGTTGGAATTAATTTTCTCATTGCCGGTTATGCTTATTCGGAAGGAGGTCTGTCAACAGATGCTTCGTCTCCTCTCAAGGACGCAGAAATCGAAATGCATACAGGAATCCTTGCTTATGCGAGGTCTCTGGATATTTTGGGCAAATCAGGAAAAATTGACATTATAGTGCCTTATTCGGATCTGTCAGGAACCGCTATGGTCAATGAGGAACCAAGAGAACGAAATGTTTCCGGGTTCAATGATCCGAGGTTTCGTTTTTCTGTCAATTTACTCGGCTCCCCTGCTCTGTCACTTAAAGATTTTGCCAATTATCAGCAGGATTTAATTATTGGAACCAGTCTTCAAGTGTCCGCGCCTCTTGGTGACTATGAATCTGAAAAGCTTGTCAATATAGGAAACAACCGTTGGTATTTCAAACCAGACATAGGAATATCCAAGGCATTTGGGCCTGTTACCCTTGAGCTTTCCACAGGAGTTCTCTTTTTTACCAGGAATGACAATTTTTTCGGTGGTAAAACACTTGATCAGGATCCGGTTTGCACAACCCAGCTTCATGCAACATATCTTTTTGGTAAAGGTATATGGGGTGCCTTAAGCGGAACCTATGATTTTGGCGGCCAGACTACTGTGGACAAGATTGACAAGAATGATTCGCTTGACAATTCGCGCCTCGGAGCCACTCTCGCCTTGCCTGTTAACAAGAACAACTCGATCAAGCTTTATGCAAGCACCGCAATTTACACACATTCCGGCAATGACTACAACCTTGGCGGAGTTGTCTGGCAGTATCGCTGGGGAAGCGGTTTGTAA
- a CDS encoding nitroreductase family protein, with protein sequence MAIPTSRTSENAIITVDTTLCKGCALCIEVCKDFSLVLKDKKACVSDNPVFGCMACGHCMAICPEGAIKISGRCMSTDDLFDLCDAKNAAGFDSLFGLLQKRRSIREFRDIPVEKEIIEKVLSAAKTAPMGLPPSDVNVLVFDSKEKIRAFAEDFCRYLEGMKWLVSDWFLNIMKPFWGKENDELFRGFVKPCIEIYTEKMKQGVNVVNYDAPAAMYFYGSQYCDPADPIVAATYAMIAAESLGLGTCMLGAVHPMIQNGRRAAKFRKRNGIRSKSREGLFVIMGYPSVKYRKGIKRSFANIDFAK encoded by the coding sequence ATGGCAATACCAACATCAAGAACGTCAGAAAATGCCATTATTACAGTAGATACGACTTTATGTAAGGGATGCGCTCTTTGCATAGAAGTATGCAAGGATTTCAGCCTTGTACTTAAAGATAAAAAAGCCTGTGTTTCAGATAATCCCGTTTTCGGATGCATGGCCTGCGGACACTGCATGGCTATATGCCCAGAAGGAGCCATAAAAATTTCGGGCCGATGCATGTCTACGGATGACCTCTTTGATCTCTGTGACGCAAAAAACGCAGCAGGATTTGATTCTTTATTCGGTCTGCTCCAAAAAAGAAGAAGCATAAGAGAGTTCAGGGATATTCCAGTTGAAAAAGAGATTATAGAAAAGGTTCTTTCTGCAGCAAAAACAGCTCCTATGGGTCTTCCTCCATCCGATGTAAACGTGCTTGTCTTTGATTCAAAGGAAAAGATCAGAGCATTTGCCGAAGATTTCTGCCGATATCTTGAAGGCATGAAATGGCTTGTTTCGGATTGGTTTCTGAATATTATGAAACCATTCTGGGGAAAAGAAAACGACGAACTTTTCAGAGGCTTTGTAAAGCCATGTATAGAAATATACACAGAGAAAATGAAACAGGGCGTTAATGTTGTTAACTACGATGCACCGGCTGCTATGTATTTTTACGGTTCTCAATATTGTGATCCTGCGGATCCGATAGTTGCCGCCACTTACGCCATGATCGCGGCAGAGTCTCTTGGACTTGGAACATGCATGCTTGGCGCTGTTCATCCCATGATTCAAAACGGAAGAAGAGCAGCAAAATTCAGGAAACGTAACGGGATAAGATCAAAAAGCAGGGAAGGACTGTTTGTTATCATGGGTTATCCTTCAGTGAAGTACCGAAAAGGAATAAAACGCTCATTTGCGAATATAGATTTTGCAAAATAA